A window from Deltaproteobacteria bacterium encodes these proteins:
- a CDS encoding CmcJ/NvfI family oxidoreductase, with the protein MAKPQEAIQPETIQGVVNYLSRDTEAPASYGGLSQKEADRKRKGDYERHTVTIHNARLLAGDLSLEREGFVLVRHDTQMKDFYDEEELRSVYYKETEELVKKTSGAKRVVVFDHTLRSGDEATREAKQVGGPVRGAHNDYTDWSGPQRVRDILPDEAEELLKGRFAVVQTWRPINRPVIRDPLAICDARSTGMEGAIPTARIYPDRRGETLHYTFNPDHYWYYFPHMERHEAVVFKTFESEKDGRARWTLHSAFDDPDTPSDAPPRESIEMRTLAFF; encoded by the coding sequence TGGTCAATTACCTCAGCAGGGACACCGAGGCACCCGCGAGCTACGGCGGCCTGAGCCAGAAAGAGGCCGACCGCAAGCGCAAGGGCGACTACGAGCGCCACACGGTCACGATCCACAACGCTCGGCTCCTGGCCGGCGATCTTTCGCTGGAGCGCGAGGGGTTCGTGCTGGTGCGCCACGACACGCAGATGAAGGACTTCTACGACGAGGAGGAGCTGCGCTCGGTCTACTACAAGGAGACCGAGGAGCTGGTGAAGAAGACCTCCGGGGCCAAGCGCGTGGTGGTGTTCGACCACACGCTTCGCTCCGGTGACGAGGCCACGCGGGAGGCGAAGCAGGTGGGCGGCCCGGTGCGCGGCGCCCACAACGACTACACGGACTGGTCGGGGCCGCAGCGGGTGCGGGATATCCTGCCCGACGAGGCGGAAGAGCTGCTCAAGGGGCGTTTCGCCGTGGTGCAGACCTGGCGCCCCATCAACCGGCCGGTGATTCGGGATCCGCTGGCCATCTGCGACGCGCGCAGCACGGGCATGGAAGGCGCCATCCCCACCGCGCGCATCTACCCGGACCGGCGCGGCGAGACGCTCCACTACACCTTCAATCCCGACCATTACTGGTACTACTTCCCGCACATGGAGCGGCACGAAGCGGTGGTGTTCAAGACCTTCGAGTCCGAGAAGGACGGGCGCGCCCGCTGGACCCTGCACTCGGCCTTCGACGACCCGGACACGCCGTCCGACGCGCCGCCGCGGGAGAGCATCGAGATGCGCACCCTGGCGTTTTTCTAG